GCGTGCGCATCAACAAGGACGGCCACGCCTACGGGCTTGAAGGGCTTTTCTCCGCCGGCGAGGCCGCCTGCTGGGATATGCACGGCTTCAACCGCCTGGGCGGCAACTCCCTGGCCGAAACCATAGTTTCCGGACGTATCGTGGGCAAAAAACTGGTGGAATTCCTGCAAGGATACGAAACCGTGTTTTCCACAGCCGAAATGAAGGCCGCCGCACTCAAGGTCAAGGATCGCATCGCCGCGCTGCTGCGCGGCACGGGCGACGGCTGCTACACCCTGCGCAACGAGATGCAGGACGTCATGATGGAGCATGTCGGCATCTTCCGTAATGGCAAGGATCTGGAGGCAGGCGTCGTCAAGCTGCAAAATCTGCTGGAGCGCTGCAAAAACATGCGCCTTGGCAGCGGCAACATCCCTGGCCCCAATGCGGAGCTTTCTATGGCCCTGCGGGTGCCCGGCATGCTCAAGCTGGCCCTGTGCACGGCCTACGGCGCGCTTATGCGCACTGAAAGCCGGGGCGCGCACGCTCGCGAGGATCATCCGGAACGCAACGACAAGGACTGGCTTGTGCGCACCCTGGCCTATTGGAACGAGGGCGACAGCCTCCCCACGCTCCGGTATGAGCCTGCCACGCCATTCTTCATTCTGCCTCCGGGCGACCGGGGCTATGGCGGCGGCAAGATCATCCAGGGCGACATCAAGGAAGACCAGATCGTTCCCTACGACGAGAAAGGTTAAGGGAGGCAAGCTCAATGGGACGCAATCTTACGTTCGAGATATTCCGCTATAATCCACTGGATGCCGGGTCCTACCCGCACATGCAGAAATTCCAGCTTGAAGAGCATCCAAGCATGACGCTCTTTATCGCGCTGAATCTTATCCGCGAAAAGCAGGACCCCTCCTTGCAGTTTGATTTCTGCTGCCGCGCAGGCATCTGCGGTTCCTGCGGCATGGTGATCAACGGGCGGCCCGGCCTGGCATGCCACACGCAAACCTGTGACCTGCCGGACCACATAACCCTGCACCCCCTGCCGGTTTTCAAACTGCTGGGCGATCTCTCCGTGGACACGGGCACGTGGTTTCGCAATGTGGGCCAGAAGATCGAATCGTGGATACACACCAGCAAGGCCTTTGATCCGGCGGCGCAGGAAGAACGCATGGACAATGAGCTCGCCACCCAGATATTCGAACTGGACAGGTGCATTGAGTGCGGCTGCTGCGTGGCGGCCTGCGGCACGGCCCGCATGCGTGAAGACTTCATCGGGGCCACGGCCATCAACCGTATGGCGCGCTTCTATATCGATCCGAGAGACAACCGCACCCCGGCCGATTATTACGACCTCATCGGCGACGACCAGGGTGTTTTCGGCTGCATGGGCCTGCTGGCCTGCGACAGCGTGTGCCCCAAGCAACTGCCCCTGCACGACCAGCTGGGCATCATGCGGCGTATGGTGAGTATGGAATCCGTGCGCGGCATACTGCCGGAATTCCTGCGTAAAAAAATGCAGGGCTGCGGCCATTCGCATTGCGGCGGCAAGGACTAGGGCACTTTTACCTTGAAACTGCTCTGTCACCCGCGTGAACGGTGCCCGCCGTGAAGGCATAAGGAAACGCTGATGTATTTTGTTTGCGGCGTTGCTTAACTTTTTTGAAACAGTCGAGGACGGAACAGTCCACTCCTGCTTCAAAAAAAGATCGCGCCTTGCCAAAGGAAATACCAGCGCGTTTCCGGGAGGCTCTTTAATCAGTGCTTCCATAAGTACAGCCTGCGCGCTGTTGCGTGCCGTAACGGTCGTGCCGTACCCTTTGGGAATGCATATTCCTAAAGGTAACCCGTTCTCACTGCGCGCCAACAGGAACGAATGGGTCCTGTTGGCGCAACTACATAGAATGTCAGAATATGCTAGGAGAAATTCATGTCCCGTATAAAGAATCTGCGTGAAGATGCTCTGGCCATGCACAAAAATTTTCAGGGCAAGATTGAAGTGCGCGTTAAGGTGCCCGTTCGTGATGCCGACGATCTCACTCTTGCGTATTCGCCCGGCGTGGCAGAACCCTGCATGGAAATCAACCGTAATCCTGAAATGCTGGACGTGTACACCAACCACGGCAATTTTGTCTGCGTGGTGTCCAACGGCACAGCGGTGTTGGGCCTGGGCGACATAGGGCCCGCCGCCGCCATGCCGGTGATGGAAGGCAAAAGTCTGCTGTTCAAGACCTTTGGCGATGTGGATGCTTTTCCCATCTGCGTTGACACCAAGGACACGGCAAAAATCGTCGAGCTTGTGGAACTGATGGCCCCCACCTTTGGCGGCGTGAACCTTGAAGACATCAAGGCCCCGCAATGCTTTATCATTGAGGACGCCCTCAAGAAAAACGGCGTTTTCAAGGGACCCATCTTCCACGACGACCAGCACGGCACCGCCGTGGTCACCCTGGCCGGGCTTATCAATGCTCTCAAAGTGGTCAACAAGAAACTGGAAGACGTTACTGTGGTCACCAGCGGCGCGGGTGCGGCCGGTATTGCCATCATCAAGCTGCTCATGGCCATGGGTCTCAAAAACGTCATCATGTGCGACACGCGCGGGGCCATCTACGAAGGCCGCGCCGAAGGCATGAATCCCTATAAGGAAGAAATCGCCCGGCGCACCAATCCGCAGAAGGTCAAGGGCGGTCTGGCCGAGGCCATCAAGGGGGCGGACGTGTTCATCGGCGTTTCCGCGCCCAACACCCTTACCGAAGACATGATCCGCAGCATGGCCAAGGACCCCATAGTCTTTGCCCAGGCCAACCCCATCCCCGAAATCTGGCCTATCCAGCGTGCGCTGGACGCCGGTGCGCGGGTGGTGTCCACGGGGCGTTCGGACTGCCCCAACCAGATAAACAATGTGCTGGCCTTTCCCGGCATCTTCCGCGGTGCTCTGGACGTGGCCGCCACGGACATCAATGACGCCATGAAGATAGCCGCGGCTTACGCCATTGCAGAACTGGTCACGGCCGATGAACTGCGGTCCGACTATATCATACCTTCAACCCTTAACGCCGATGTGGCCCCGGCCGTGGCTGCCGCCACCGCCCGCGCCGCCATAGAAAGCGGCATTGCCCGCAACCCTGTGGATCCGGCCATTGTGGCGAAAAACCTCAAGAACAGGCTTGCTAACCGCAAGTAGAACCCTGTTGCCCTGAATTGTCCTGGCCGCTGCGAAAGCCTCGCTAGTGAAATTGCTCAAGGCTCATTGGTTCTCCAGTAGCGTGTAACAGGCAAACAGCGTTGTACCTTCTTCAGCCGTTGCCCCTGCGGGCAGCGGCTGAAGCCGTGTTTGCCCTTGGCTCAGTCTCACTATTTATCCTCCATGCAGCCACCGGTCTTTGGGTGACCCCGGTAAGCAGCCCCGATCATATGTCGGGGCTGCTTACGTTTTGAGGCCGCTTATGGAATCTACCGAGCCTGTCTGGCTGTTTTCGGGAGCAGGGCGGTTTTTGCCGGGACGATTGCCCCGGTGGCGACAGGTTGGGCGGCCCGGTTGCAGCCGGGCAGGCCCACTGCGCCTGCGGGCAAATTTCGGGCGCTGTGGTGAAGACTGCAGAAAATTCTGCTGGAACTATTACGCGCAATTTTTAAACTCTTACTTCGGATAGTTTCGTACTGATAAATGCATAGTTAATGACTATGTTTTGTGAAAAAAAGCCGTGAGTTCACGTTTTTAAAAATACCGAGACCAAGTTGCGCCTTACAATCTCCATCTGTACTCAAGTAATACTAAAAATTTTATTCACTGGAGATGTTCTGTTGAAGCGCACTGTCCACTGCCTGGGTGCTGACGGTGTTATCTTTCTGTTATCTCAATAACTGGAGGGCATATGAGATGTAGGGGAGTGGTATTCCTGCTCGCGATACTGCTGTTGCAGGCAAGTGGAGCATGGGCACAGGAGGAGGGGGCAACAGAGGTCTTATTGACGCCGCTTGAGATGACAGAACCCAAAAACACCATTGACCATATCACCCAGACAGATATGGAAAGAAAGACGGCCATCAATCTGTGGGAAGCCCTCAGGGGAGTGCAGGGCGTATACCTTCAGACATCTGGGGGCCGCAATGAAGGTACCATTGGCATACGTGGATCAAACCGGTATCAGGTCGGCATGTACGTTGACGACATCCCCATTGCCACAGCGTACCGCAATGAGTGGGATTACAATAACACTCTGACCTATGGCCTTGAGTCAGTAGATGTCTCAAAAGGGTACAGTTCACCACTGCTTGCAAGCAACAACAACCTGGCTGGCGTGGTGAACCTGCGCACTGCAAAACCCAAAAAAGAATTTGAATTCTCAGCGAAATACTTGAATTTTTTTGACCGCAGGATGCACGATCAGGGCCGTATGGCTGCCACCAGCATAGGCACGCGGCAGGAGCTTTACTACCTGAAAGGCACCTTTGTGTACGACAACCAGGATTTTTTCACCCTGCCCGAAGGTTTTGACGCCTCCCCCTACCAGGGTACGGGACGCCGCAAAAATTCCGACCATCAGAATCTGAGCGCCAACATCATTGGCGGCTGGACCCCCAGTGAAGATGTGGACATTATGGTGGGCTACATGCGGCAACACTTTAAAAAGGGCCAACCCTTCGACGCCGCCGAGTATCGCCGCGGGGCGGACGGCAAGCAGGCGTATCCCTTGCAGCGCTGGTGGTACTGGCCGGAATATGAAACCAGCCGCCTGTATACCAACGCCAATTTTAATCTGAGCCGGCAGGCCCACCTCAAGGCCGTGATGTACTACGACTGGCATCAGGACAAGTCCGAAAGCTATACCGACATGACCATGACCAAAAGGGACTCTGCTGATAAAAAGTACGACCAGTACACGGTCGGCGGGCAGTTGACCTTTGACTATGCCTTCAACGCGGCCAATAAGCTGGCGCTTTCTGCCGGTTACCGCATCCTGTCACATAAAGAATATAATGATTACGCTGTGTTTGATGATACCGGCCTGAAGCCAAACCAAAAAAAGAAAAAGGCCGACATAGGCGACAAGCTGGATGAGCATATTTCGGAGGGCTACTGGGACCTTGGCGCGGAATATACCCTCAAGCCCATTGAGCGCCTGACTCTTGTTTTTGGCACGAGCCTCAGCACCTTGACCCCCATGACGCTCGAAAGCCGCGACCATACCACAGATGCCATGAATTCTTACAAAAAAGGGCTGGACGACACCAAGACCCTGTTCAACTATCAGGTGGGCGCGTTCTACGACCTTACCGAAAAGCATGAAATTTTTGCCACCTTTGCCAAAAAATCCCGGTTCGCCACCATGCGCGAGCGGTTTTTGAGAA
This DNA window, taken from Desulfovibrio sp. 86, encodes the following:
- a CDS encoding fumarate reductase iron-sulfur subunit; the protein is MGRNLTFEIFRYNPLDAGSYPHMQKFQLEEHPSMTLFIALNLIREKQDPSLQFDFCCRAGICGSCGMVINGRPGLACHTQTCDLPDHITLHPLPVFKLLGDLSVDTGTWFRNVGQKIESWIHTSKAFDPAAQEERMDNELATQIFELDRCIECGCCVAACGTARMREDFIGATAINRMARFYIDPRDNRTPADYYDLIGDDQGVFGCMGLLACDSVCPKQLPLHDQLGIMRRMVSMESVRGILPEFLRKKMQGCGHSHCGGKD
- a CDS encoding NAD(P)-dependent malic enzyme, with amino-acid sequence MSRIKNLREDALAMHKNFQGKIEVRVKVPVRDADDLTLAYSPGVAEPCMEINRNPEMLDVYTNHGNFVCVVSNGTAVLGLGDIGPAAAMPVMEGKSLLFKTFGDVDAFPICVDTKDTAKIVELVELMAPTFGGVNLEDIKAPQCFIIEDALKKNGVFKGPIFHDDQHGTAVVTLAGLINALKVVNKKLEDVTVVTSGAGAAGIAIIKLLMAMGLKNVIMCDTRGAIYEGRAEGMNPYKEEIARRTNPQKVKGGLAEAIKGADVFIGVSAPNTLTEDMIRSMAKDPIVFAQANPIPEIWPIQRALDAGARVVSTGRSDCPNQINNVLAFPGIFRGALDVAATDINDAMKIAAAYAIAELVTADELRSDYIIPSTLNADVAPAVAAATARAAIESGIARNPVDPAIVAKNLKNRLANRK
- a CDS encoding TonB-dependent receptor; its protein translation is MTEPKNTIDHITQTDMERKTAINLWEALRGVQGVYLQTSGGRNEGTIGIRGSNRYQVGMYVDDIPIATAYRNEWDYNNTLTYGLESVDVSKGYSSPLLASNNNLAGVVNLRTAKPKKEFEFSAKYLNFFDRRMHDQGRMAATSIGTRQELYYLKGTFVYDNQDFFTLPEGFDASPYQGTGRRKNSDHQNLSANIIGGWTPSEDVDIMVGYMRQHFKKGQPFDAAEYRRGADGKQAYPLQRWWYWPEYETSRLYTNANFNLSRQAHLKAVMYYDWHQDKSESYTDMTMTKRDSADKKYDQYTVGGQLTFDYAFNAANKLALSAGYRILSHKEYNDYAVFDDTGLKPNQKKKKADIGDKLDEHISEGYWDLGAEYTLKPIERLTLVFGTSLSTLTPMTLESRDHTTDAMNSYKKGLDDTKTLFNYQVGAFYDLTEKHEIFATFAKKSRFATMRERFLRIGDAPANPDLNPEHAYHYELGYKGLVSDWLKLNTSVYYSDVSDMITSKGIKPNVTFENLGRATFYGFEAGAEAVINQYFSTGAVFNYMRWNNCTNDEKIAQLPEITSTLYGVITPLEGLSIIPQLNISSGFYWNTSADNLPYRKSPNFATADIKAVYDINKNFSVEAGVKNVFDQEYAYSAYYPEPGRSYFVGVSANF